TAAGTCGGCAGCAGGTGGTGTCTTGGTAATAAAACTAAAGGAACGATCTTCATATACCGTAATCTCGACAGGAATAATCATGCCGGCGCTTTTTGCAGTACGTTCATTATATTCCTTGACAAATTGCATAATATTAACCCCGTGCTGTCCTAATGCCGGTCCTACCGGCGGAGCAGGGGTAGCCTTGCCGGCCGGCACTTGCAATTTAATAACTGCAGCTACCTTTTTAGCCAAATCTTCACACCTCCTAGGTCACAGTTAAAAGACTAACTTATTTTTTCCACCTGGCCAAATTCCAATTCCACAGGGGTCTCACGGCCAAACATGGAAATACTTACTTTCATCTTGCCTTTATCGGCGTAAATTTCTTCAATTTCACCA
This sequence is a window from Bacillota bacterium. Protein-coding genes within it:
- the rplK gene encoding 50S ribosomal protein L11; its protein translation is MAKKVAAVIKLQVPAGKATPAPPVGPALGQHGVNIMQFVKEYNERTAKSAGMIIPVEITVYEDRSFSFITKTPPAADLLKKAAGLEKASGEPNKNKVGKVTKDQVKEIAETKMQDLNAASVEGAMRMVEGTARSMGIEVK